A single genomic interval of Anabaena sphaerica FACHB-251 harbors:
- a CDS encoding DUF1822 family protein: MSPKFMWLEAEHFEEAKKISGHNLDEAQQWKIYLNALALLGFEQWVSEKNRSININRDNCSIFHPENANATDVVSNLKLGDFNLCLITVDNLSDDFVALPQEFINSLEIAAHFYVLIEVLEEEEKLKVHGFLRQDQLIQYCQSMNFKNQADGRYLLPLAWLDHELNNLLLSARFLEATAIPLVSAVKANPTVILSLNNTKNIVSKTIVNLSNWLSGVFDEGWQSTGIIWKTLPINLDVGFARSVNKSNNYEVSGTKIFDFGLMLNGENFALVVNQKRAENNEKDILVQVLPRDKQYLPSGLKLKVTLNPNTSESESQEVTARKADNAIQLEFSESPDKQFQVEVSFNDAVVTEDFLL, encoded by the coding sequence TTGTCACCCAAATTTATGTGGCTAGAAGCAGAACATTTTGAGGAAGCTAAAAAAATTAGCGGACATAACCTGGACGAAGCGCAACAATGGAAAATCTATTTAAATGCACTAGCATTACTTGGCTTTGAACAATGGGTGAGCGAAAAAAATCGCAGCATTAACATTAATCGAGATAATTGCTCGATATTTCACCCCGAAAATGCAAATGCAACTGATGTTGTTTCTAATTTAAAATTAGGCGATTTTAACCTCTGCTTAATAACTGTAGATAACCTGAGTGATGATTTTGTTGCTCTCCCACAAGAATTCATAAATTCACTGGAAATTGCTGCTCATTTTTATGTTTTAATAGAGGTATTAGAAGAAGAAGAAAAATTAAAGGTTCATGGTTTTCTGCGTCAAGACCAACTAATTCAATATTGTCAATCAATGAATTTTAAAAATCAGGCTGATGGTCGTTATCTATTGCCGCTTGCCTGGTTAGACCATGAGCTAAATAACCTTTTGTTATCTGCTCGTTTTTTAGAAGCAACAGCAATTCCTTTAGTATCAGCAGTTAAAGCTAATCCCACAGTTATCTTGAGTCTAAATAACACAAAAAATATAGTCAGTAAGACCATAGTAAACCTGAGTAATTGGTTAAGTGGAGTTTTTGACGAAGGTTGGCAATCTACAGGAATTATCTGGAAGACGCTGCCAATTAACTTAGATGTAGGTTTTGCCCGGAGCGTAAACAAGTCAAATAATTATGAAGTTTCGGGAACAAAAATATTTGATTTTGGGCTAATGCTCAATGGCGAAAATTTCGCTTTAGTTGTCAACCAAAAAAGAGCAGAAAACAATGAGAAAGATATCCTTGTACAAGTTCTTCCTCGTGATAAGCAATATCTACCATCAGGGTTGAAGCTGAAAGTTACCCTGAATCCCAATACTTCCGAGTCAGAAAGTCAAGAAGTCACTGCCAGGAAAGCTGATAATGCCATTCAGTTAGAATTTAGTGAATCTCCAGACAAACAATTTCAGGTTGAAGTTAGTTTCAATGATGCTGTAGTTACTGAAGACTTTTTGTTGTAA